In one window of Sciurus carolinensis chromosome X, mSciCar1.2, whole genome shotgun sequence DNA:
- the LOC124972649 gene encoding centrin-2-like, translating to MASNFKKANMASIAQRKRLSPKPELTEEQKQEIRETFDLFHADRTGTVEVKELKVAMRALGFELKKEEIKKMISESDKEGTGKMNFRDFLTVMTQKMSEKNTKEILKAFKLFHDDETGKISFNNLKRVAKELGKNLTDEEMIDEADGDGDGEVNEQEFLRIMKKTSLY from the coding sequence ATGGCCTCCAATTTTAAGAAGGCAAACATGGCATCAATTGCCCAGCGAAAAAGGTTGAGTCCTAAGCCAGAGCTTACTGAAGAGCAGAAGCAGGAAATCCGGGAAACTTTTGATCTCTTTCATGCTGATAGAACTGGGACCGTAGAAGTTAAGGAACTAAAGGTGGCAATGAGGGCCCTAGGCTTTGAacttaagaaagaagaaatcaagaaaatgataaGTGAAAGTGAcaaagaagggacaggaaaaatgaattttagagattttttgACTGTGATGACTCAGAAAATGTCTGAGAAAAATACGAAAGAAATTCTGAAAGCTTTCAAGCTCTTCCATGATGATGAAACTGGAAAGATTTCATTCAACAATCTGAAGCGTGTGGCCAAAGAGTTGGGCAAGAACCTGACTGATGAGGAAATGATTGATGAAGCTGATGGAGATGGAGACGGAGAGGTCAATGAGCAGGAGTTCCTGCGCATCATGAAAAAGACCAGCCTCTATTAA